GCATCGCACGTGGGACCTTGCTGTGTACTCGGTGCGGATGTTCGGCCGGATGATCGTCGGCGAAGCTTCGTTGAAGAATCTGTCCGGTCCCGTGACCATCGCGGACTATGCAGGCAAGAGCGCGAGACTCGGTCCATCAGCATTCCTGTCGTTCCTCGCGCTTGTCAGCATAAGCCTCGGCGTGCTCAACCTTTTACCAATACCGGTATTGGACGGGGGGCATCTGTTATATTATCTGGTTGAAGCTGTTACCGGCAAAGCTGTATCGGATCGCTGGCAGCTCGTTCTTCAAAGAGCGGGACTGGCTTGTATCGTCGCCTTGTCGGCGATCGCGCTGTTCAACGATCTTGCTCGTTTAATCCATTTTTAAAGTGTCTGGCGGCGTACGATGGCGCCCGCCTGACCTGATGCAGCTATACACACTGGGGAAGCACGTTGTTTAAACCTCATCGCTTTGTTCCAAAGACAGTTGTAGCCGCGGCAATCGCCGCGCATGGGCTGGTAGCTCACGCGACGACACCTTTTGTGGTGAAAGACATTCGGATCGAAGGGCTGCAACGGGTAGAACCCGGCACGGTGTTCTCCTATCTTCCCATCAAGCAAGGCGATACGTTTACCGACGAAAAGGCTTCCGAGGCCATTCGCGCGTTGTACGCAACGGGTTTCTTCAACGACGTGAAGATCGCCACGGAAGGCGACGTCGTGGTGGTCCAGGTGCTCGAGCGTCCCGCCATCGGCACGATCGACTTCTCCGGCCTGCACGAGTTCGAGAAGGACAACCTGATCAAGGCGCTGCGCGCCGTCGGCCTCTCCCAGGGCCGCTATTACGACAAGGCGCTCGTCGACAAGGCCGAACAGGAACTGAAGCGCCAGTATCTGACGCGCGGTTTCTACGCAGCTGAAGTCACGACTACGATCACGCCGATCGATCGCAACCGTGTTGCGGTCCTGTTCGCCGTGATCGAAGGTCCGAGCGCGAAGATCCGTCAGATCAACTTCATCGGCAACAAGTCGTTCAGCACGGGCACGCTGCGCGACGAGATGCAGCTGTCCACGCCGAACTGGTTCTCGTGGTACACGAAGAACGATCTGTATTCGAAAGAAAAGCTCACGGGTGACCTCGAGAACGTCCGCTCGTACTACCTGAATCGCGGCTATCTCGAGTTCAACATCGAGTCGACGCAGGTGTCGATCACGCCCGACAAGAAGGACATGTATCTGACGGTGACGCTGCACGAAGGCGAGCCGTACACGATCAACAGCATCAAGCTCGCGGGCAATCTGCTCGACCGCGAAGCCGAGCTGAACAAGTTGATCAAGATCAAACCCGGCGACAAGTTCTCGGCCGAAAAACTGCAGGCTACGACGAAGGCGATCGTCGACAAGCTCGGCGAATACGGCTATGCATTCGCGACCGTGAACGCGCTGCCGCAGATCGATCAGGAACATCACAAGGTCGACCTGACGCTGCAGGTCGATCCGAGCCGCCGCGTGTACGTGCGCCGTATCAACGTGGTCGGCAACACGCGTACGCGCGACGAAGTCGTGCGCCGTGAAATGCGCCAGCTCGAAAGCTCGTGGTTCGATTCGAACCGCCTCGCGCTGTCGAAGGACCGTATCAACCGTCTCGGCTACTTCACGGACGTGGACGTGACGACGATTCCCGTCGAAGGCACGCCAGACCAGGTGGACGTCGACGTGAAGGTCGCCGAAAAGCCGACGGGCGCGATCACGCTGGGCGCGGGCTTCTCGTCGACTGACAAGGTGGTGCTCTCCGCCGGCGTGTCGCAGGACAACGTGTTCGGTTCGGGCACGAGCCTCTCGGTGAACGTGAACACCGCGAAGACGTACCGCACGCTGACGGTCACGCAGGTCGACCCGTATTTCACGGTCGACGGCATCAAGCGCATCACCGACGTCTACTATCGCACGTATGAGCCGCTGTACTACTCGACGGATTCGAGCTTCCGTATCGTCACGATGGGTGGCGACCTGAAGTTCGGCATTCCGTTCTCGGAAGTGGACACGGTGTACTTCGGCGCGGGCTTCGAGCAGAACACACTCGACGTCGACGCGAACACGCCGCAGGCCTACAAGAACTACGTGCAGGAGTTCGGCCGCGTGTCGAACAACGTGCCGGTGACAGTGGGTTGGTCGCGCGACGCGCGTGACAGCGCACTGGTGCCGAGCCGCGGTTACTTCACGCAGGCCAACGCCGAATACGGCACGCCGATCGGCGGCACCGAGTACTACAAGGCCGACTTGCAGGCGCAGTACTATTACTCGTTCTCGCGCGGCTTCGTGATCGGCTTCAACGTGCAGGGCGGTTACGGCAACGGCATCGGCAACGCGTACCCGATCTTCAAGAACTACTACGCGGGCGGTATCGGCTCGGTCCGTGGCTATGAACCGAGTTCGCTGGGTCCGCGCGACAAGGTCACGAACGACCCGATCGGCGGCAACAAGATGTTCGTCAGCAACATCGAACTTACGTTCCCGCTGCCGGGCACGGGCTATGACCGCACGCTGCGTGTGTTCACCTTCCTCGACGCCGGTAACGTCTGGGGCGATTCGCGGCAGGGCGGCGACACGACGGTCGGTTCGAACGGCTTGCGCTACGGTTACGGTGTGGGTCTCGCGTGGATTTCGCCGATCGGGCCGCTCAAGCTTTCGCTGGGCTTCCCGCTCCAGAAGCATACGGGCGACCAGTATCAGAAGTTCCAGTTCCAGATCGGTACGGCGTTCTGATCACGCGCGCCGGAACTGGAACCCCTTACAGCATCGAGAGGATGACTTTGCTAACTGGTATGTTTTCGAAACGTGTGGCGTGTGCAATGGCGCTTGCCATGACGCTCGGCGTGGGCGCGGCGAATGCCGCGCTGGCGCAGGAAGCGCGAATCGCCGCGGTGAATTCGGATCGCATCCTGCGTGAATCGGCGGCGGCGAAAGCGGCGCAGACCAAGCTCGAAGCGGAGTTCGCGAAGCGCGACAAGGACCTGCAGGACATGGCGCAGCGTCTGAAGTCGCTGTCCGACTCGCTCGACAAGAACGGCGCGTCGCTGGCGCCGGCCGATCGCGCTCAGAAACAGCGCGACCTGTCGCAGCTCGACACGGACTTCCAGCGCAAGCAGCGCGAATTCCGCGAAGACCTGAACCAGCGCCGCAATGAAGAACTGGCGGCCGTGCTCGACCGCGCGAACAAGGTCATCAAGCAGATCGCCGAGCAGCAACACTACGATCTGATCGTGCAGGAAGCCGTCTACGTCAGCCCGCGTATCGACATCACCGACCAGGTGCTGAAGGCGCTGGCGGCATCGGGTAATTGAAATCGGGCAACTGAACCCGGGCTGGACGGCGCCCAGGCCAGCCGTCCGGCGCACACCTTCCGGCGCGCGCCAGATCCGGGAACAGCGCGCAGGTTAGGCAACTGAACAGCAGGAGCAGTACACGCATGGCATTCACGCTCGAGGAGATCGTCCAGCAGTTCGGCGGAGAGATCGTCGGCGATCGCGCGCACCGCGTCGGCAATCTGGCGCCGCTCGATCAGGCTGGCCCCGATCAACTGGCGTTTCTCGCGAACCCGAAGTATCTGGCGCAAGTCGAAACGACGCGCGCGGGCGCGGTGCTGATCAACGAGGCGGATCTGGAGAAGGTCACGACGCGCGACGGCCGTAATTTCATCGTCACGCCGAATCCCTACGCTTATTTCGCGCGCCTCGCGCAGGCTTTCATCGACATGGCTTCGCCGAAGGCGAAGCCTGGCGTGCATCCGGGCGCAACCATCGACCCGTCCGCGCAGATCGCCGCGAGCGCTGTGATCGGCCCGAATGTGACGGTCGAAGCGGGCGTGTCGATCGGCGAAAACGTGCGTCTCGACGCGAACGTATTCGTCGGGCGCGGCACGCAGATCGCGGCGGGCTCGCATCTGTATCCGAACGTCGCCGTGTATCACGGCTGCAAGATCGGCGAGCGCGCCATCATCCATGCGGGCGCGGTGATTGGCTCGGACGGCTTCGGCTTCGCGCCGGACTTCGTTGGCGAAGGCGATGCGCGCACGGGCAGCTGGGTCAAGATTCCGCAGGTGGGCGGCGTGTCGATCGGACCGGACGTCGAAATCGGCGCAAATACCACGATCGACCGCGGCGCGATGGCCGATACTGTCATCGAAGAATGCGTCAAGATCGACAACCTCGTGCAGATCGGCCACAACTGCAAGATCGGCGCCTACACGGTCATTGCCGGTTGCGCAGGCATCGCAGGCAGCACGACGATCGGCCGCCACTGCATGATCGGCGGCGCGGTCGGCATTGCGGGCCACGTCACACTGGCCGACTACGTGATCGTCACGGCCCAGTCGGGTGTATCGAAGTCGCTTCTGAAGCCCGGCATGTACACGAGCGCATTCCCGGCCGTCAACCATGCCGACTGGAACAAGAGTGCGGCGTTGATGCGCAAC
The DNA window shown above is from Paraburkholderia sp. PGU19 and carries:
- the bamA gene encoding outer membrane protein assembly factor BamA: MFKPHRFVPKTVVAAAIAAHGLVAHATTPFVVKDIRIEGLQRVEPGTVFSYLPIKQGDTFTDEKASEAIRALYATGFFNDVKIATEGDVVVVQVLERPAIGTIDFSGLHEFEKDNLIKALRAVGLSQGRYYDKALVDKAEQELKRQYLTRGFYAAEVTTTITPIDRNRVAVLFAVIEGPSAKIRQINFIGNKSFSTGTLRDEMQLSTPNWFSWYTKNDLYSKEKLTGDLENVRSYYLNRGYLEFNIESTQVSITPDKKDMYLTVTLHEGEPYTINSIKLAGNLLDREAELNKLIKIKPGDKFSAEKLQATTKAIVDKLGEYGYAFATVNALPQIDQEHHKVDLTLQVDPSRRVYVRRINVVGNTRTRDEVVRREMRQLESSWFDSNRLALSKDRINRLGYFTDVDVTTIPVEGTPDQVDVDVKVAEKPTGAITLGAGFSSTDKVVLSAGVSQDNVFGSGTSLSVNVNTAKTYRTLTVTQVDPYFTVDGIKRITDVYYRTYEPLYYSTDSSFRIVTMGGDLKFGIPFSEVDTVYFGAGFEQNTLDVDANTPQAYKNYVQEFGRVSNNVPVTVGWSRDARDSALVPSRGYFTQANAEYGTPIGGTEYYKADLQAQYYYSFSRGFVIGFNVQGGYGNGIGNAYPIFKNYYAGGIGSVRGYEPSSLGPRDKVTNDPIGGNKMFVSNIELTFPLPGTGYDRTLRVFTFLDAGNVWGDSRQGGDTTVGSNGLRYGYGVGLAWISPIGPLKLSLGFPLQKHTGDQYQKFQFQIGTAF
- a CDS encoding OmpH family outer membrane protein produces the protein MALAMTLGVGAANAALAQEARIAAVNSDRILRESAAAKAAQTKLEAEFAKRDKDLQDMAQRLKSLSDSLDKNGASLAPADRAQKQRDLSQLDTDFQRKQREFREDLNQRRNEELAAVLDRANKVIKQIAEQQHYDLIVQEAVYVSPRIDITDQVLKALAASGN
- the lpxD gene encoding UDP-3-O-(3-hydroxymyristoyl)glucosamine N-acyltransferase; the encoded protein is MAFTLEEIVQQFGGEIVGDRAHRVGNLAPLDQAGPDQLAFLANPKYLAQVETTRAGAVLINEADLEKVTTRDGRNFIVTPNPYAYFARLAQAFIDMASPKAKPGVHPGATIDPSAQIAASAVIGPNVTVEAGVSIGENVRLDANVFVGRGTQIAAGSHLYPNVAVYHGCKIGERAIIHAGAVIGSDGFGFAPDFVGEGDARTGSWVKIPQVGGVSIGPDVEIGANTTIDRGAMADTVIEECVKIDNLVQIGHNCKIGAYTVIAGCAGIAGSTTIGRHCMIGGAVGIAGHVTLADYVIVTAQSGVSKSLLKPGMYTSAFPAVNHADWNKSAALMRNLDKLRDRIKALEAAVANASGDKA